A section of the Lynx canadensis isolate LIC74 chromosome A1, mLynCan4.pri.v2, whole genome shotgun sequence genome encodes:
- the PROB1 gene encoding LOW QUALITY PROTEIN: proline-rich basic protein 1 (The sequence of the model RefSeq protein was modified relative to this genomic sequence to represent the inferred CDS: inserted 3 bases in 3 codons) produces MLTALAPPALPGLPGRLPEVPARRQDSSGSSGSYHTAPGSPEPPDVGPDEECRANWPGVAPALGAGAQPRLSVSAQNSRQQLGTSSGFPRGPGSGPRPPQPQLRMLPSGEMEVIFGAGALFSRSDAADSEVQQLTARAFRSLSPPGPATPAPATPTPQAPNGGSRWATYLELRPRGPSPGTPAQFECVEVALEERAEPARPRTVPKRQIELRPRPRSPPREAGAPXPRLLLRTGSLDESLGRLQEAAGLVQTALARKLSPAAPARSSATFGPTGRLECATRETARSTRKVLEEARSRPPRVHHSSAPARAPRPWPSLRERAIRRDKPAPGTEPLGPVSSSIFLQSGEKIQEAHSQELEARFPRETLDRTILREPSPPFESRDPREVPSKAGKPRSSSPLWQAPNGTVRGPHCPSPQNLPPWNRAIRRVSSPSFPEASSAWGNQDPAIEETVSRRSPSPPIRSQWNQGVARTRSPSPEAPSLXEVPKPAVGNTAEGNRSPSPPALSSLEAPDRTNGTWNPSPQETWDPTLQGSSIVPTSEALNGIGQEELALPRPSAPRTPELTDAQSPSTREMRNLAFRGSQQSPEVDAPELPLSRLVGTLDADVHREVSGPGEAASGRPRVAIPRPRDVRKMVKTTYAPSFPPGTPGSGLPAPPAEPRGEEGGSSKTQEFQALESPAPAHYTSVYLKDFLPVVTHPYEPPEPSSDTVPRDASQPNGVLRRRAENSTAKPFARTEIRXPGALALGRRREGPGGVLVRGSGVENRDAEVQRLVPDGQGRTSPLGGARTSPQQSPIGPAGPQPSRPPCPSSPQANPSLSPGIAPKLETPRVAPETATAVQSSLPREPQASAGRTAPPQPRAASAPPMDRSPEGPFQGARKPPGTAYPGKVLVDPESGRYYFVEAPRQPRLRLLFDPESGQYVEVLLPPSPPGPPRRVYTPLALGSSLYPPAYGPIPSLSMPPSPGPPAFSGPPLPWASEAGHLDGMYYLPVSGTPSPAPPLLLCAPPNSSGSAQPGKGSLFPV; encoded by the exons ATGCTGACCGCGCTCGCACCGCCAGCCCTGCCTGGGCTCCCAGGGCGCCTGCCTGAGGTCCCCGCCCGGCGCCAGGACTCCTCCGGTTCGTCAGGTTCCTACCACACGGCTCCGGGTTCTCCAGAGCCCCCGGACGTTGGGCCGGACGAGGAGTGCCGAGCGAATTGGCCCGGGGTGGCCCCTGCGCTGGGGGCGGGCGCGCAGCCTCGCCTGTCCGTCAGCGCCCAGAATAGCCGCCAGCAGCTCGGGACCAGCTCGGGTTTCCCGCGAGGCCCGGGCTCCGGCCCGcggccaccccagccccagctgcgCATGCTGCCGTCGGGGGAGATGGAAGTCATCTTCGGCGCCGGGGCCCTGTTCAGCCGCTCCGACGCGGCGGATAGCGAGGTGCAGCAGCTCACCGCTCGAGCTTTCCGCAGCCTCTCTCCGCCCGGGCCCGCGACTCCTGCTCCAGCAACACCGACGCCTCAGGCCCCGAACGGTGGCTCCCGCTGGGCCACTTACCTGGAGCTGCGGCCCCGCGGGCCAAGTCCTGGGACCCCAGCGCAGTTCGAGTGTGTGGAGGTGGCGCTGGAGGAACGCGCCGAGCCCGCCAGACCCCGGACTGTGCCCAAGCGTCAAATTGAGCTGCGCCCCCGACCCCGGAGCCCCCCGCGGGAGGCGGGCGCGC CGCCCCGACTGCTTCTGCGCACTGGCTCCCTGGATGAGTCGCTGGGCCGCCTGCAGGAAGCCGCGGGTCTAGTGCAGACAGCGCTGGCCAGAAAACTAAGCCCTGCGGCCCCTGCCCGGAGCAGCGCCACCTTCGGGCCCACGGGGCGGCTGGAGTGTGCGACCCGGGAAACGGCCCGCAGTACCCGAAAGGTCCTGGAGGAGGCCAGGTCTCGGCCACCCCGCGTGCATCATAGTTCAGCCCCTGCCAGGGCACCACGGCCGTGGCCTAGCCTCCGAGAGCGCGCGATTCGGCGTGACAAGCCCGCGCCGGGGACCGAGCCGCTGGGTCCGGTTAGTTCCAGCATCTTCCTGCAGTCAGGGGAGAAGATTCAGGAGGCGCACAGTCAGGAACTCGAGGCTCGGTTCCCGCGAGAGACTCTGGATCGAACCATCCTGAGGGAACCGTCTCCGCCTTTTGAGTCTAGGGACCCCCGGGAGGTTCCGAGTAAGGCTGGAAAACCTAGGAGCTCGTCCCCACTGTGGCAGGCTCCAAATGGGACCGTACGGGGTCCTCACTGCCCGTCCCCCCAGAATCTGCCTCCGTGGAATCGAGCTATTCGGAGAGTAAGTAGCCCGTCGTTTCCCGAGGCATCCTCTGCCTGGGGAAATCAGGATCCTGCTATCGAGGAAACTGTCAGCAGAAGAAGCCCTTCCCCACCGATCCGTTCTCAGTGGAATCAGGGTGTTGCCAGAACAAGAAGCCCATCCCCCGAAGCTCCTTCCC GGGAGGTTCCGAAACCTGCAGTTGGGAATACCGCAGAGGGCAATAGGAGCCCGTCCCCGCCGGCCTTGTCCTCACTGGAGGCTCCAGATCGTACTAATGGGACGTGGAACCCATCTCCCCAAGAGACGTGGGATCCCACACTGCAGGGCTCATCGATAGTACCTACATCGGAAGCTCTAAATGGGATAGGACAGGAGGAGCTGGCGCTGCCTAGACCGTCCGCCCCCAGGACCCCCGAGCTCACAGACGCGCAGAGTCCGTCCACGCGGGAGATGCGGAATCTTGCCTTCCGAGGCAGTCAGCAGTCGCCAGAAGTGGATGCACCCGAGCTGCCCCTCAGTCGCCTCGTGGGCACCTTGGATGCCGATGTGCACCGGGAAGTCTCGGGCCCTGGAGAAGCAGCCTCGGGACGACCGCGCGTGGCCATTCCACGGCCCCGCGACGTGCGCAAGATGGTGAAGACCACGTACGCGCCAAGCTTTCCTCCGGGAACACCAGGTTCGGGGCTGCCTGCGCCACCGGCGGAACCCCGCGGAGAGGAGGGCGGCTCATCCAAGACACAAGAGTTCCAGGCGCTGGagtccccagccccagctcacTACACTTCTGTTTATCTGAAGGACTTTCTGCCAGTCGTGACGCACCCCTACGAGCCCCCAGAGCCGTCCTCCGACACAGTCCCCCGGGACGCTTCACAGCCCAACGGGGTCCTGAGGCGGAGAGCAGAGAACAGCACGGCAAAACCCTTCGCGCGCACTGAGATCC TGCCTGGTGCACTGGCCTTGGGCCGCCGGCGGGAGGGACCTGGGGGAGTCCTGGTGCGCGGTTCTGGCGTAGAGAACCGGGATGCGGAGGTCCAGCGCCTGGTCCCTGACGGCCAGGGGCGGACCAGCCCTCTAGGAGGCGCTCGCACCTCACCCCAGCAGTCGCCCATAGGGCCAGCCGGGCCCCAACCATCCAGACCACCCTGTCCCAGCTCCCCTCAGGCGAACCCTAGCTTGAGCCCTGGGATAGCACCCAAATTGGAGACGCCTCGTGTGGCCCCCGAGACCGCGACTGCCGTTCAGTCGTCTCTCCCGCGGGAGCCCCAGGCGTCGGCAGGCAGAacggccccgccccagccccgcgCCGCGTCAGCGCCACCAATGGACCGGTCCCCAGAAGGCCCTTTCCAGGGGGCGCGGAAGCCACCTGGGACCGCGTATCCGGGGAAGGTCCTGGTGGACCCCGAGAGCGGCCGATACTACTTTGTGGAGGCGCCGCGACAGCCTCGGCTACGGCTGCTCTTCGACCCAGAGAGCGGGCAATATGTAGAGGTGCTGCTGCCACCATCGCCCCCAGGGCCACCCCGCCGCGTCTACACCCCGCTGGCCCTGGGCTCCAGCCTCTACCCGCCCGCCTATGGGCCTATCCCCAGCCTGTCGATGCCGCCATCCCCGGGCCCGCCGGCCTTCAGCGGTCCCCCGCTACCCTGGGCCTCTGAGGCAGGGCACCTGGACGGGATGTATTATCTGCCAGTGAGTGGAACCCCCAGCCCCgcaccccctctgctcctctgtgctccacccaACAGCTCAGGCTCAGCCCAGCCCGGCAAAGGGTCCTTGTTCCCAGTGTGA
- the SPATA24 gene encoding LOW QUALITY PROTEIN: spermatogenesis-associated protein 24 (The sequence of the model RefSeq protein was modified relative to this genomic sequence to represent the inferred CDS: inserted 1 base in 1 codon; substituted 1 base at 1 genomic stop codon) encodes MATPLGWSQGGSGSVCLAFDQLRDVIESQEELIHQLRNVMVLQMKILSVKKSSRQWKRSWWKKKLPNAKTKVLLAKEEEKLQFALGEIEVLSKQLEKEKLAFEKALSSVKSEXLQESSKKDQLITKCNWXAGEIESHIIKQEDILNGKENEIKELQQVISQQTEQISQLHCRNHMSDYRIQKQQENYMAQVLDQKHKKASGTRQARSHQHPREK; translated from the exons ATGGCGACGCCCCTCGGGTGGTCGCAGGGGGGGTCAGGATCAGTGTGTCTCGCTTTCGATCAACTGCGGGACGTGATCGAGTCTCAGGAGGAACTGATTCACCAGCTGAGGAATGTG ATGGTTCTCCAGATGAAAATTTTGTCAGTAAAGAAGAGTTCCAGGCAGTGGAAAAGAAGCTGGTG GAAGAAGAAGCTGCCCAATGCCAAGACCAAGGTCCTCCTGGCCAAGGAAGAGGAGAAGTTGCAATTTGCCCTCGGAGAGATAGAGGTGCTATCTAAACAGCTGGAGAAAGAGAAGCTGGCTTTTGAAAAAGC gctctccagtgTCAAGAGCG CCCTGCAGGAATCCAGTAAGAAGGACCAGCTCATCACCAAGTGCAATTGGTAGGCGGGAG aAATTGAGTCTCACATTATAAAGCAAGAAGATATACTTAATGGCAAAGAGAATGAGATTAAGGAGTTGCAGCAAGTTATCAGCCAGCAGACAGAACAGATCAG CCAGCTCCATTGCAGGAATCACATGTCTGACTACCGGATCCAGAAGCAACAGGAGAACTACATGGCCCAAGTGCTGGACCAGAAGCATAAGAAAGCCTCGGGGACGCGTCAGGCCCGGAGCCACCAGCAtcccagggaaaaataa